One Cyanobium sp. AMD-g genomic window carries:
- a CDS encoding glycosyltransferase, which yields MSATPLPGAAAGAPLPPGTATGLTLIVPTLDSYRLLPRLVTSLQRQSWPHWRVLFIDGPSGAEHRAWLEALCHRDKRFTWQPQEPTFPGIFGAMNQGFLAAPADHWLLCWGSDDWAPSPTALEEALKATRPATPGGDPPDLVVCHGRYAGPGKDGAVRLGRRTAFSSCGAYRLNLFLGSTPPHQATLIGPGARRRVDPFAAPFRLSADLDYFLRLSACADLSCRALDLELVHMGEAGVSGQQTRRRLQEVRLAYGRAFGCLWWIPFLLRYVRRLWSRIPALGKDRMRTGQGR from the coding sequence GTGAGCGCCACGCCACTACCGGGCGCTGCCGCAGGCGCCCCCCTACCCCCTGGAACCGCCACAGGGCTCACCCTGATCGTTCCCACTCTCGATTCCTACCGGCTGCTGCCCCGGCTGGTCACCTCCCTGCAACGTCAGAGCTGGCCCCACTGGCGGGTGCTGTTCATCGACGGGCCCAGCGGAGCGGAGCACCGGGCCTGGCTGGAGGCCCTCTGCCACCGGGACAAGCGCTTCACCTGGCAGCCCCAGGAGCCGACCTTTCCTGGCATCTTCGGCGCCATGAACCAGGGTTTCCTTGCCGCGCCCGCGGACCACTGGCTGTTGTGCTGGGGCAGTGACGACTGGGCACCCAGCCCCACCGCACTCGAGGAGGCGCTGAAGGCGACCCGGCCGGCCACGCCAGGGGGCGACCCACCCGATCTGGTGGTTTGCCATGGCCGTTATGCAGGGCCAGGCAAGGACGGGGCGGTCCGGCTGGGACGCAGGACGGCCTTCTCCAGCTGTGGGGCCTATCGACTCAACCTGTTTCTGGGCTCCACCCCACCCCACCAGGCCACCCTGATCGGGCCGGGGGCCCGCCGGCGCGTCGATCCGTTCGCCGCACCCTTCCGGCTTTCCGCCGACCTCGACTACTTCCTCCGCCTGAGCGCCTGCGCCGACCTTTCGTGCCGGGCACTGGATCTGGAGCTGGTGCACATGGGCGAGGCGGGTGTCAGCGGCCAGCAGACCCGCCGGCGCCTTCAGGAGGTCCGGCTGGCCTATGGGCGGGCGTTCGGCTGTCTCTGGTGGATCCCCTTCCTGCTGCGCTACGTCAGGCGTCTCTGGAGTCGGATCCCTGCGTTGGGGAAGGACCGGATGAGAACGGGACAGGGCAGATAA
- a CDS encoding glycosyltransferase family 4 protein has product MSALHNTAVLMLGGGLGALLLHLLLPLLRRGLVDQPNARSSHKRPTPRGGGLAFVLVGSGLAPLAGAGWPAWIPMICLPLALVGLLDDRLDLPAAGRYGIQIATALALVAITPLPLVWWLLPVAWFAVTAVINFVNFSDGLDGLVAGCASVLLTIAVLAMAPEAGNALLPLLGALLSFLVWNWSPARVFMGDVGSTFLGAVIAGVVLQQGTPAMALGLLLAGFPLLGDPCLCVLRRWQAGQPIFQAHRLHLYQRLHQAGWPHSRVAILYIGATALLGGALLLQGLALELGLLLAALAVGLWLDRHHAIPFSP; this is encoded by the coding sequence ATGAGCGCCCTTCACAACACGGCTGTTCTGATGCTGGGCGGGGGCCTGGGGGCGCTGCTCCTGCACCTGCTGCTGCCGCTGCTGAGGCGTGGGCTGGTCGATCAGCCCAACGCCCGCAGCTCCCACAAGCGGCCAACCCCCCGGGGCGGGGGCCTGGCCTTTGTCCTGGTCGGCAGTGGGCTGGCTCCCCTGGCCGGCGCAGGCTGGCCGGCCTGGATTCCGATGATCTGCCTGCCGCTGGCCCTCGTGGGTCTGCTGGACGACCGCCTTGATCTGCCGGCAGCAGGGCGTTACGGCATCCAGATCGCCACGGCCCTGGCCCTGGTGGCGATCACCCCGCTTCCTCTCGTGTGGTGGCTGCTGCCCGTGGCCTGGTTCGCCGTCACGGCGGTGATCAATTTCGTCAACTTCAGTGATGGCCTCGATGGACTCGTCGCTGGCTGCGCCTCGGTGCTGCTGACCATTGCCGTACTGGCAATGGCGCCGGAGGCGGGCAACGCCCTTCTCCCCCTGCTCGGGGCCCTGTTGAGCTTCCTTGTCTGGAACTGGAGCCCGGCCAGGGTGTTCATGGGGGACGTGGGCAGCACGTTCCTCGGGGCGGTGATCGCCGGCGTCGTGCTGCAGCAGGGAACGCCGGCCATGGCCCTGGGCCTGCTTCTGGCGGGATTTCCCTTACTGGGCGACCCCTGCCTCTGCGTTTTGCGCCGCTGGCAGGCAGGACAGCCCATCTTCCAGGCCCATCGGCTGCATCTGTACCAACGCCTGCATCAAGCCGGCTGGCCCCACAGCCGGGTGGCCATCCTGTACATCGGTGCCACCGCCCTGCTGGGCGGGGCCCTCCTTCTCCAGGGCCTGGCCCTGGAGCTCGGCCTGCTGCTGGCGGCACTCGCTGTCGGCCTCTGGCTGGATCGGCACCACGCCATCCCCTTCTCACCCTGA
- a CDS encoding carbamoyltransferase C-terminal domain-containing protein, with the protein MTLILGINAFHADAAAALVRDGVIVAAAEEERFRRIKHWAGFPSEAIAWCLADAGVGPADLDHIAINSQPGAHRWRKVAYTLGHRPDPRFLVARWRNKRERAGLAQQLALAFPGAEIGARLHFVEHHRAHLASAFFASPFQEAAVISVDGFGDFASGAWGHGQDNQLSLDGQIWFPHSLGAFYTAITQYLGFPNYGDEYKVMGLAPYGQPSRMEEMRRIVRLQSDGTYRLDLRYFLHATQKLPHQWSNGAPVVGGHWSPELEALLGPARQAEEPLQQHHMDIARSAQAMYEEAFFHLLRALHRTHPSDQLCIAGGCGANSVANGKVTLATPFQRVYVQAAAGDAGGALGAALDVWHSLGRTRSAPMRHAYLGSQPAPGEVEELLASQSARMALEQAQCSLERPEEGALCQQVAAAIAEGLVIGWFDGRMEWGPRALGHRSILGDPRRADMKDILNLKIKRRESFRPFAPSVLEEAVGDWFSLDGEVPFMMQVYPIREEQRARIPAVTHVDGSGRLQTVNAADNGRYYRLIRAFADQTGVPMVLNTSFNENEPIVATPAQALDCFLRTRMDLLVLGDVLIRRQG; encoded by the coding sequence ATGACGCTCATCCTGGGCATCAATGCCTTCCACGCCGATGCGGCCGCCGCCCTGGTCCGGGATGGGGTGATCGTCGCCGCGGCAGAAGAGGAGCGCTTTCGCCGCATCAAGCACTGGGCCGGTTTTCCCTCCGAGGCCATCGCCTGGTGTCTGGCCGATGCCGGCGTGGGGCCAGCCGACCTCGACCACATCGCCATCAACTCCCAGCCGGGGGCCCACCGCTGGCGCAAGGTGGCGTACACCCTGGGGCACCGCCCCGATCCCCGCTTCCTGGTCGCCCGCTGGCGCAACAAGCGGGAACGGGCCGGCCTGGCCCAGCAACTGGCCCTGGCCTTCCCTGGAGCGGAGATCGGAGCCCGGCTGCACTTCGTGGAGCACCATCGGGCCCACCTCGCCTCGGCCTTCTTCGCCTCCCCCTTCCAGGAGGCGGCGGTGATCTCGGTGGACGGCTTCGGCGACTTCGCCAGCGGCGCCTGGGGCCATGGCCAGGACAACCAGCTCAGCCTCGATGGCCAGATCTGGTTTCCCCATTCCCTGGGCGCTTTCTACACCGCCATCACCCAGTACCTGGGCTTCCCCAACTACGGCGACGAATACAAGGTGATGGGACTGGCCCCCTATGGCCAGCCCTCCCGGATGGAGGAGATGCGCCGCATCGTGCGGCTCCAGTCCGACGGCACCTATCGGCTGGATCTGCGCTACTTCCTGCACGCCACCCAGAAGCTCCCGCACCAGTGGAGCAACGGGGCCCCGGTGGTGGGCGGCCACTGGAGCCCGGAGCTGGAAGCCCTGCTAGGTCCCGCCCGCCAGGCGGAGGAGCCGCTGCAGCAGCACCACATGGACATCGCCCGCTCGGCCCAGGCGATGTACGAGGAAGCCTTCTTCCACTTGTTGCGGGCCCTGCACCGGACCCACCCCAGCGACCAGCTCTGCATTGCCGGGGGCTGCGGTGCCAACTCGGTCGCCAACGGCAAGGTGACCCTGGCCACCCCGTTCCAGCGGGTCTATGTGCAAGCGGCCGCCGGTGACGCCGGGGGCGCCCTCGGCGCCGCCCTCGATGTGTGGCACAGCCTGGGACGGACCCGCAGCGCGCCGATGCGCCATGCCTACCTGGGCAGCCAGCCGGCCCCCGGGGAGGTGGAGGAACTGCTCGCCAGCCAAAGCGCCCGCATGGCCCTGGAGCAGGCCCAGTGCAGCCTGGAGCGACCGGAGGAAGGAGCCCTCTGCCAGCAGGTGGCGGCGGCGATCGCCGAGGGGCTGGTGATCGGCTGGTTCGATGGCCGCATGGAGTGGGGACCGCGGGCCCTGGGCCACCGTTCGATCCTCGGCGACCCCCGCCGCGCCGACATGAAGGACATCCTCAACCTCAAGATCAAACGGAGGGAATCGTTCCGTCCGTTCGCCCCTTCGGTGCTGGAGGAGGCGGTGGGCGACTGGTTCAGCCTCGATGGGGAGGTGCCCTTCATGATGCAGGTGTACCCGATCCGTGAGGAGCAGCGGGCCCGTATCCCGGCCGTCACCCATGTGGATGGCAGCGGCCGTCTCCAGACCGTGAACGCGGCGGACAATGGCCGCTACTACCGCCTGATCCGCGCCTTCGCCGACCAGACCGGCGTGCCGATGGTGCTCAACACCTCGTTCAACGAGAACGAACCGATCGTCGCCACCCCGGCCCAGGCACTCGACTGCTTCCTGCGCACCCGCATGGACCTCCTGGTGCTGGGAGATGTGCTGATCCGCCGGCAGGGGTGA
- a CDS encoding exosortase/archaeosortase family protein, with product MSNLVVRLANRLLMKLPPSWRAAIPAIPPPTPRNLWLALAAAVAIQNSAVFQSSQSEHTTVFAVLVWGGAVICMEDQFEDLNPRPAAWGLILGTLLLLWVLARSAVIVHWDGLLFALAPIGGLALGLMAEKPARLGRFRDPLLCLMLLPGFALLMRVLPEAPLSLLTARLSGIWLSILGLDVVVNSRSVLLPGGGVQVLGPCNGLDLMAQILCVGVIFLLAFPIRSWGSRCLMFLAAPLIGLICNTLRIALLAIFAGNGHSKGSWWFDFFHESTGSLVFSGVAVLIFGMVYMRLLERELPPLPSPPSQGEAT from the coding sequence ATGAGCAACCTTGTCGTGCGTCTTGCCAACAGGCTTCTGATGAAGCTGCCACCGTCTTGGCGGGCGGCCATTCCAGCCATTCCCCCACCGACCCCCCGCAATCTCTGGCTTGCCCTTGCCGCCGCCGTGGCGATCCAGAATTCCGCCGTCTTCCAAAGCAGCCAGAGCGAGCACACGACGGTGTTCGCCGTACTGGTATGGGGAGGGGCCGTGATCTGCATGGAGGATCAGTTTGAAGACCTCAATCCCAGGCCAGCCGCCTGGGGGTTGATCCTCGGCACTCTGCTACTGCTCTGGGTCCTGGCCCGATCGGCCGTGATCGTTCACTGGGACGGACTGTTGTTCGCCCTTGCTCCGATCGGCGGCCTTGCCCTGGGGCTGATGGCCGAAAAGCCGGCCAGGCTTGGCCGCTTCCGCGATCCCCTGCTCTGCCTGATGCTGCTGCCGGGCTTCGCCCTGTTGATGCGAGTTCTGCCGGAAGCCCCCCTCAGCCTGCTCACCGCTCGGTTGTCCGGCATCTGGCTCAGCATCCTGGGTCTCGACGTGGTCGTGAATTCCCGCAGCGTGCTGCTTCCTGGTGGCGGCGTACAGGTGCTTGGCCCCTGCAACGGCCTCGATCTGATGGCCCAGATCCTCTGCGTGGGGGTGATCTTTCTGTTGGCCTTTCCGATTCGCTCCTGGGGCAGTCGCTGCCTGATGTTTCTGGCGGCTCCGCTGATCGGACTGATCTGCAACACCTTACGCATCGCTCTTCTGGCCATCTTTGCGGGCAATGGCCACTCCAAGGGAAGCTGGTGGTTTGATTTTTTCCATGAGAGCACTGGATCTCTGGTCTTCTCCGGAGTCGCCGTCCTGATCTTCGGCATGGTCTACATGCGGTTGCTGGAGAGGGAACTACCGCCCCTCCCCTCGCCGCCATCGCAGGGAGAAGCAACGTGA
- a CDS encoding nucleoside-diphosphate sugar epimerase/dehydratase, giving the protein MIPQLTILRHVQKQLLARRLLLVVFDGLMIIAAYLGAFILRLPDATSLSGFLPSTILLLPLAVITGLPVLVVSGWYRGLTRYAGSHSLYGLVPRSGSMVLILLLISTLIGGPQPPRSFWILYWLLFTGGAIASRIVLRDVLVHHLDQRDNHNPDNIQGDATLIYGAGASGMALLMALRNDPRFRIIGFLDDDEGIQGRTLQNMGIHTPVRLPRLIERHGVTKVLLAMPAISRRRKRLLVDQLTHRGLEVLSIPSLAQMASGQRIVSDLQAVAIEDLLGREPSNPDPVLLKAGVQGKVVMVTGAGGSIGSELCRQVVALGASRLLLVERNEFALYAIERELRSHPFGVELQAVLGDACDASRLTLLCRRHAVDTIFHAAAYKHVPLVEANLCAGIANNIGATEAVIAATLATGVSRLTLISTDKAVRPTNVMGASKRICELLLQAAAAEIKAGGPILSMVRFGNVLGSSGSVIPLFHQQISTGGPVTVTHPAITRYFMTIPEAVQLVLQSTGMAIGGDLFLLDMGEPVRIADLARQMIELSGLRVRDEHNSDGDIAIQYTGLRPGEKLYEELLISADNQPTQHPLIRRANEPHREAEQLLPLIQQLHEALANWDEATTGALLRRLVPEYDPYEELSTPALVDAMAR; this is encoded by the coding sequence TTGATTCCCCAGCTCACCATTCTTCGCCATGTCCAGAAGCAGCTGCTTGCCCGCAGGCTGCTTCTGGTCGTCTTTGATGGACTGATGATCATTGCGGCCTACCTCGGGGCCTTCATTCTGCGCTTACCGGATGCCACGTCCCTCAGTGGTTTCCTGCCTTCCACCATCCTGCTTCTGCCCCTGGCCGTGATCACGGGCCTACCCGTTCTGGTGGTCTCCGGTTGGTACCGGGGGCTCACCCGCTACGCCGGCAGCCATTCCCTCTACGGACTCGTGCCCCGCTCAGGCTCGATGGTGCTGATCCTGCTGCTGATCAGCACCCTGATCGGGGGGCCCCAACCACCTCGCTCATTCTGGATTCTCTACTGGTTGCTGTTCACCGGTGGCGCCATCGCCAGCCGGATCGTGCTGCGCGACGTCCTGGTCCATCACCTTGATCAACGGGACAACCACAATCCCGACAACATCCAGGGCGATGCCACCCTGATTTACGGAGCCGGGGCCTCCGGGATGGCTCTGCTGATGGCCCTGCGCAACGACCCCCGCTTCCGCATCATCGGATTCCTTGACGACGACGAAGGGATCCAGGGCCGAACGCTGCAGAACATGGGAATCCACACGCCCGTCAGGCTGCCCCGATTGATCGAACGTCACGGTGTCACCAAGGTCCTGCTGGCCATGCCGGCCATCTCCAGACGTCGCAAGCGGCTGCTTGTTGACCAGCTCACCCACAGGGGGCTGGAGGTGCTGTCGATTCCCTCCTTGGCTCAGATGGCCAGTGGCCAGAGGATCGTTTCCGACCTGCAGGCGGTGGCGATTGAAGATCTGCTGGGCCGAGAGCCCTCCAATCCCGACCCGGTGCTGCTGAAGGCTGGTGTGCAAGGGAAGGTGGTGATGGTGACAGGAGCGGGTGGCTCGATCGGCAGCGAACTCTGCCGCCAGGTTGTGGCCTTGGGCGCTTCCCGGCTGCTGCTGGTTGAACGCAATGAGTTCGCCCTCTACGCCATAGAGCGCGAGCTGAGATCCCACCCCTTCGGGGTGGAACTCCAAGCCGTTCTGGGCGACGCCTGCGATGCGAGTCGCCTCACCCTGCTCTGCCGCCGGCATGCTGTGGACACGATCTTCCACGCCGCCGCCTACAAGCACGTACCGCTCGTGGAGGCCAATCTCTGCGCCGGAATCGCCAACAACATCGGCGCCACCGAGGCCGTCATCGCCGCCACCCTCGCCACAGGGGTCAGCCGGCTCACCCTGATCTCCACTGACAAGGCCGTCCGCCCGACCAATGTCATGGGGGCCAGCAAGCGCATCTGCGAACTGCTTCTCCAAGCCGCCGCCGCGGAGATCAAAGCGGGCGGACCGATTCTGTCCATGGTTCGGTTCGGCAATGTGCTCGGCTCCTCCGGCTCGGTGATCCCCCTGTTTCACCAGCAGATCTCAACTGGGGGACCGGTCACTGTCACCCATCCGGCCATCACCCGCTATTTCATGACCATCCCGGAGGCCGTGCAGCTTGTGCTCCAGTCCACCGGCATGGCGATCGGAGGCGATCTTTTCCTGCTCGACATGGGTGAACCGGTCCGGATCGCCGACCTGGCCAGGCAGATGATCGAACTCTCCGGCCTACGGGTGCGGGACGAGCACAACAGCGACGGTGACATCGCCATTCAGTACACCGGTCTGCGACCAGGGGAAAAGCTCTACGAAGAACTTTTGATCAGCGCCGACAACCAGCCCACCCAGCACCCGCTGATCCGTCGGGCGAACGAACCCCATCGCGAAGCAGAACAGTTGCTGCCACTCATTCAGCAACTGCACGAGGCTCTCGCCAACTGGGACGAAGCAACAACTGGTGCACTGCTGCGCCGACTGGTGCCGGAATACGATCCCTATGAGGAGCTTTCGACCCCCGCCCTCGTCGACGCGATGGCCCGATGA